A portion of the Bubalus kerabau isolate K-KA32 ecotype Philippines breed swamp buffalo chromosome 1, PCC_UOA_SB_1v2, whole genome shotgun sequence genome contains these proteins:
- the TMDD1 gene encoding transmembrane and death domain protein 1, with amino-acid sequence MAAQAPAGALALALWVWALAPAGAVDAMGPHAAVRLAQLLTPEECGHFQSLLKTPEPDVEAELARLSEDQLAQPEPVPTSATPGRRRRRREAAGKPAVEPADVSDGCREGLAAWLAAEAPSLSWDRVARALRRSGRPDVARELGKNLHQQATLQLRKFGQRYIPTADAPAAPVPAPALRSRRSSVPEPNWDELELIVERLPQGPYQRSPAGWAGPLALGFLTGFGGALGAGALLILLIPWITGGDGDWVRLGSPRPPTPPLLRSARAPGCGEAEPLLTAEPLASPAAWAAGGPHTSLPL; translated from the coding sequence ATGGCGGCACAGGCTCCGGCGGGGGCCCTGGCGCTGGCACTCTGGGTCTGGGCTTTGGCTCCGGCGGGGGCCGTGGACGCCATGGGCCCTCACGCGGCCGTCCGCCTGGCCCAGCTGCTAACCCCGGAGGAGTGCGGCCACTTCCAATCGCTGCTGAAGACGCCGGAGCCGGACGTCGAGGCTGAGCTGGCCAGGCTCTCGGAGGACCAGCTGGCGCAGCCCGAGCCTGTGCCCACGTCGGCGACGCCAGGCCGACGGCGGCGGAGGCGCGAGGCAGCGGGGAAGCCGGCGGTCGAGCCTGCCGACGTGTCCGACGGCTGCCGGGAGGGGCTGGCGGCCTGGCTGGCTGCCGAGGCCCCGTCCTTGTCGTGGGACCGCGTGGCCCGGGCCCTGCGGCGCAGCGGCCGCCCAGACGTGGCCCGGGAGCTGGGCAAGAACCTCCACCAGCAGGCAACACTACAGCTGCGCAAGTTCGGGCAGCGCTACATACCCACAGCCGACGCCCCCGCTGCCCCCGTCCCGGCCCCGGCCCTGCGTTCCCGCCGCTCCTCGGTCCCCGAGCCCAACTGGGACGAGCTGGAGCTGATCGTGGAGCGACTGCCCCAGGGGCCGTATCAGCGGAGCCCCGCGGGCTGGGCCGGGCCGCTGGCTCTCGGCTTCCTCACCGGCTTCGGGGGGGCGCTGGGCGCCGGGGCGCTGCTCATCCTACTCATTCCGTGGATCACCGGCGGCGATGGCGACTGGGTGCGGCTGGGCAGCCCCCGGCCGCCCACCCCGCCCCTGCTTCGGTCCGCCAGGGCTCCTGGCTGTGGGGAAGCGGAGCCTCTCTTGACTGCAGAGCCGCTGGCGTCCCCGGCGGCCTGGGCTGCAGGCGGGCCCCATACCTCCTTGCCTCTGTGA
- the FIGNL2 gene encoding fidgetin-like protein 2 has product MHWTPEHAQPLNQWPEQHLDVSSTTPSPAHKLELPPGGRQRCHYAWAHDDISALTASNLLKRYAEKYSGVLDSPYERPTLGGYGDAAFLNGAKGDPEPWPGPETPYPLASLHEGLPGTKSGGGGGSGGLGGSPVLAGNLPEPLYAGNACGGPSAAPEYAAGYGAGYLAPGYCAQTGAALPPPPPAALLQPPPPPGYGPSGSLYNYPAGGYAAQPGYGALPPPPAPPPAPYLTSGLAAPTPLPTPAPPRPSPASYGFQGVAETGVSLKRKATDEGAEGRYRKYAFEPAKAPAADGASYPAADNGECRGNGFRAKPPGAAEEASGKYAGGVPLKVLGSPIYGPQLEPFEKFPERAPAPAPRGGFAVPSGEPPKGVDQGALELATSKMVDCGPPVQWADVAGQGALKAALEEELVWPLLRPPAYPGSPRPPRTVLLFGPRGAGKALLGRCLATQLGATLLRLRGGTLVAPGAAEGARLLQAAFAAARCRPPAVLLISELDALLSVRDDGTAAAGALQAPLLACLDGGCGAGADGVLVVGTTSRPAALDEATRRRFALRFYVTLPDGPARGQILQRALAQQGCALSERELAALVQGTQGFSGGELGQLCQQAAAGAGLPGLQRPISYKDMEAALAKVGPRASPKDLDSFVEWDKMYGFGH; this is encoded by the coding sequence ATGCACTGGACACCGGAACACGCCCAGCCCCTCAACCAGTGGCCAGAGCAGCACCTGGACGTCTCCTCCACCACCCCGTCGCCGGCCCACAAGTTGGAGTTGCCCCCTGGGGGTCGCCAGCGCTGCCACTATGCTTGGGCACACGACGACATCTCTGCCCTCACTGCCTCCAACCTCCTCAAGCGCTACGCCGAGAAGTACTCGGGGGTCCTGGACTCGCCCTACGAGCGCCCCACCCTGGGCGGCTACGGCGACGCCGCCTTCCTCAACGGCGCCAAGGGGGACCCCGAACCCTGGCCGGGGCCAGAGACTCCTTACCCCTTGGCCTCGCTCCACGAGGGCCTCCCGGGAACCAAGTCGGGCGGTGGGGGCGGCTCCGGGGGTCTCGGCGGTTCCCCGGTTTTAGCCGGAAACCTGCCTGAACCCCTCTACGCCGGCAACGCGTGCGGGGGCCCGTCGGCGGCGCCGGAGTACGCGGCGGGCTACGGAGCGGGGTACCTGGCGCCGGGTTACTGCGCGCAGACAGGCGCCGCGCTGCCCCCGCCGCCCCCGGCCGCACTCCtgcagcccccgcccccgccgggcTACGGCCCCTCTGGGTCTCTGTACAACTACCCCGCGGGGGGCTACGCCGCGCAGCCGGGTTACGGGGCCCTCCCGCCGCCGCCCGCTCCGCCCCCGGCCCCCTACCTGACCTCCGGTCTGGCGGCGCCCACGCCTCTGCCCACGCCCGCCCCACCCCGGCCGTCACCCGCCTCCTACGGTTTCCAGGGGGTAGCGGAGACCGGGGTGTCGCTGAAGCGCAAGGCTACAGACGAGGGAGCCGAAGGCCGCTACCGCAAGTACGCCTTCGAGCCCGCCAAAGCCCCGGCGGCCGACGGCGCCTCCTACCCCGCCGCGGACAACGGCGAGTGTCGGGGCAATGGGTTCCGGGCGAAACCGCCAGGAGCGGCGGAGGAGGCGTCAGGCAAGTACGCTGGTGGCGTCCCCCTCAAAGTCCTGGGCTCCCCCATCTACGGCCCGCAGCTTGAGCCCTTTGAGAAGTTTCCGGAGCGGGCCCCGGCGCCGGCTCCCCGCGGGGGCTTCGCGGTGCCGTCAGGAGAGCCTCCTAAAGGTGTGGACCAGGGAGCTCTGGAGCTGGCGACCAGCAAGATGGTGGACTGCGGACCGCCGGTGCAGTGGGCGGACGTGGCGGGCCAGGGCGCGCTCAAGGCGGCgctggaggaggagctggtgtGGCCATTGCTGAGGCCGCCCGCCTACCCCGGCAGCCCGCGTCCGCCGCGGACCGTGCTGCTCTTCGGACCGCGGGGCGCTGGCAAAGCGCTGCTGGGCCGCTGCCTGGCGACGCAACTGGGTGCCACACTACTGCGCCTGCGCGGAGGCACGCTGGTCGCGCCGGGCGCTGCCGAAGGCGCGCGCCTCCTTCAGGCCGCCTTCGCGGCTGCGCGCTGCCGCCCGCCCGCGGTACTCCTCATCAGCGAGCTGGACGCGCTGCTGTCCGTCCGGGACGATGGCACGGCCGCCGCAGGCGCGCTGCAGGCGCCGCTCCTGGCCTGTCTGGACGGCGGCTGCGGTGCGGGAGCCGACGGCGTGCTGGTCGTGGGCACCACTTCGCGGCCCGCGGCTCTGGACGAGGCAACCCGCCGGCGCTTCGCTCTCCGCTTCTACGTGACGCTGCCCGACGGCCCGGCCCGCGGGCAGATCCTGCAGCGGGCGCTGGCCCAGCAGGGCTGCGCGCTGAGCGAGCGGGAGCTGGCCGCCTTGGTGCAGGGCACCCAGGGCTTCTCTGGGGGCGAGCTGGGGCAGCTGTGCCAGCAGGCGGCGGCCGGGGCAGGCCTGCCGGGTTTGCAGCGCCCCATCTCCTATAAGGACATGGAGGCAGCGCTGGCCAAGGTGGGCCCTAGGGCCTCACCCAAGGACCTGGACTCGTTCGTGGAGTGGGACAAAATGTACGGTTTCGGACACTGA